A window from Citrus sinensis cultivar Valencia sweet orange chromosome 5, DVS_A1.0, whole genome shotgun sequence encodes these proteins:
- the LOC102620425 gene encoding uncharacterized GPI-anchored protein At3g06035-like, translated as MAALKLCFVFLSVFFHAAFLLPHLVNCKNDDEDNLLQGINSFRTSLGIPVLTKHKKAACLADEVAEDLEDQPCTSINIGVKSPPLSNYNRLVKKCDIDINTNRDGVVLPVCVHDLVPTLVLTNYTHSSYAQYLNNSKFAGAGVGSEDDWMVVVLTTNTAAGIFASGAHHSVVSEIGWKRYAVCLLLGSLVYLV; from the exons ATGGCAGCTCTCAAACTTTGCTTCGTTTTCCTCTCCGTTTTCTTTCATGCAGCTTTTTTGCTTCCCCATTTGGTGAACTGTAAAAATG ATGATGAGGACAATCTTCTTCAGGGCATAAACAGCTTCAGAACATCCCTGGGCATTCCAGTCCTCACAAAGCACAAAAAGGCAGCGTGCCTCGCCGACGAAGTCGCCGAGGACCTAGAGGACCAGCCGTGCACCAGCATCAACATCGGCGTCAAGTCCCCGCCGCTTTCCAACTACAACAGGCTCGTCAAGAAATGCGACATTGACATCAACACCAACAGAGACGGCGTCGTCTTGCCCGTCTGCGTGCACGATTTGGTGCCCACCCTCGTGCTGACCAACTACACGCACTCTTCGTACGCACAGTACTTGAACAACTCGAAGTTCGCCGGAGCCGGCGTCGGGTCGGAGGATGATTGGATGGTCGTGGTGCTGACTACGAACACGGCTGCTGGGATATTTGCGAGCGGAGCTCATCATTCTGTGGTTTCCGAGATAGGGTGGAAACGTTATGCGGTGTGCTTGTTGTTAGGATCTCTTGTTTATTTGGTGTAA